A single genomic interval of Osmerus eperlanus chromosome 14, fOsmEpe2.1, whole genome shotgun sequence harbors:
- the LOC134033973 gene encoding mucin-1-like yields MPLNQRAVIGSPGSRPASSPASSPASSPGSSPGSSPASSPASSPASSPASSPGSSPASSPASSPASSPGSSPASSPASSPASSPASSPASSPGSSPASSPASSPASSPASSPASSPASSPGSSPASSPASSPGSSPASSPASSPASSPASSPGSSPASSPASSPASSPASSPGSSPASSPGSSPASSPASSPGSSPASSPASSPASSPASSPASSPGSSPASSPASSPASSPGSSPASSPASSPASSPGSSPASSPASSPASSPGSSPASSPASSPASSPGSSPASSPASSPASSPGSSPASSPASSPASSPGSSPASSPASSPASSPASSPASSPASSPASSPASSPASSPASSPASSPASSPASSPASSPASSPASSPASSPASSPAPSITTTLVNTPRPHPPPPTSSKPSNETLRTEDHSSTLRS; encoded by the exons ATGCCCTTGAACCAGAGGGCTGTGATTGGCAG CCCAGGCTCCCGCCCGGCCTCTAGCCCGGCCTCTAGCCCGGCCTCCAGCCCAGGCTCCAGCCCAGGCTCCAGTCCGGCCTCTAGCCCGGCCTCTAGCCCGGCCTCTAGCCCGGCCTCCAGCCCAGGCTCCAGTCCggcctccagcccagcctccagcccggcCTCCAGCCCAGGCTCCAGTCCGGCCTCTAGCCCGGCCTCTAGCCCGGCCTCTAGCCCGGCCTCCAGCCCGGCCTCCAGCCCAGGCTCCAGTCCGGCCTCTAGCCCGGCCTCTAGCCCGGCCTCTAGCCCggcctccagcccagcctccagcccggcCTCCAGCCCAGGCTCCAGTCCGGCCTCTAGCCCGGCCTCCAGCCCAGGCTCCAGTCCGGCCTCTAGCCCGGCCTCTAGCCCGGCCTCCAGTCCGGCCTCCAGCCCAGGCTCCAGTCCGGCCTCTAGCCCGGCCTCTAGCCCggcctccagcccagcctccagcccaggctccagcccagcctccagcccaggcTCCAGTCCggcctccagcccagcctccagcccaggctccagcccagcctccagcccggcCTCCAGCCCGGCCTCTAGCCCGGCCTCtagcccagcctccagcccaggcTCCAGTCCGGCCTCCAGCCCGGCCTCTAGCCCGGCCTCCAGCCCAGGCTCCAGTCCGGCCTCTAGCCCGGCCTCtagcccagcctccagcccaggcTCCAGTCCGGCCTCCAGCCCGGCCTCTAGCCCGGCCTCCAGCCCAGGCTCCAGTCCGGCCTCCAGCCCGGCCTCTAGCCCGGCCTCCAGCCCAGGCTCCAGTCCGGCCTCCAGCCCGGCCTCTAGCCCGGCCTCCAGCCCAGGCTCCAGTCCGGCCTCCAGCCCGGCCTCTAGCCCGGCCTCCAGCCCAG gcTCCAGTCCGGCCTCTAGCCCGGCCTCTAGCCCggcctccagcccagcctctaGCCCGGCCTCCAGCCCGGCCTCTAGCCCGGCCTCCAGCCCGGCCTCCAGCCCGGCCTCCAGCCCGGCCTCTAGCCCggcctccagcccagcctccagcccagcctccagcccagcctccagcccagcctccagcccagcctccagcccagcctccagcccagcctccagcccggcTCCATCCATTACAACAacattg GTAAACACccctcgcccccacccccctcctcccacttccTCCAAACCCTCAAATGAAACGCTCCGGACAGAGGACCACAGCAGCACTTTACGCTCCTAA